The Dioscorea cayenensis subsp. rotundata cultivar TDr96_F1 chromosome 7, TDr96_F1_v2_PseudoChromosome.rev07_lg8_w22 25.fasta, whole genome shotgun sequence genome includes a region encoding these proteins:
- the LOC120264364 gene encoding LOW QUALITY PROTEIN: protein NRT1/ PTR FAMILY 5.1-like (The sequence of the model RefSeq protein was modified relative to this genomic sequence to represent the inferred CDS: inserted 1 base in 1 codon), whose protein sequence is MESKKFTQDGSVDLRGRPVIASGTGRWRACAFLVGYEAFERMAFYGVASNLVVYLTTQLHEDTVSSVRSVNNWSGSVWITPIIGAYIADTYIGRFWTFTIASLIYVMGMVLLTMAVSLESLRPTCNNGICNKASHSQIAFFYSSLYIIAIGAGGTKPNISTFGADQFDDFDPKEKQLKGSFFNWWMFSSFLGGLMATLGLVYIQENLGWGLGYGIPTAGLMISLVIFYIGTPNYRHKVKKTKSPAREMIRVWLTAFANRKLNLPENPSELYELEHQHYVVTGKRRVHHTMAFRFLDKAAVKAEGGTTTTPPCTVTQVEETKLLVAMGLIWLATLIPSTIWAQVNTLFVKQGTTLDRDIGNGFRLPAASLGSFITISMLLSVPLYDRYFVPFMQRRTDXPRGITLLQRLGTGFGFHIIVTMVAYIVELKRMHEIKSHNVNGPKDIVPMSIFWLLPQYVLLGVGDVFHAIGLLEFFYDQSPEDMQSLGTTFFTSGIGVGNFLNSLLVTLVDNVTRKGGGKSWIGNNLNDSHLDYYYGFLMTLSAVNLGLFVWISSKYVYKKESLEVDGGKLAMSNSSNRQMEGKAIIPLDTSSLGLQV, encoded by the exons ATGGAAAGCAAAAAATTCACACAAGATGGTTCGGTTGATCTTCGCGGCCGCCCTGTCATCGCCTCCGGCACCGGGAGATGGAGAGCTTGTGCCTTCTTAGTAG GATATGAAGCATTTGAAAGGATGGCCTTCTATGGGGTAGCCTCAAATCTTGTAGTGTATCTCACAACTCAACTACATGAAGACACGGTTTCATCAGTGAGGAGTGTGAACAACTGGTCTGGTTCAGTGTGGATCACTCCGATCATCGGCGCATACATTGCCGATACATATATTGGTCGCTTCTGGACCTTCACCATCGCATCTCTCATCTATGTCATg GGTATGGTCTTACTAACAATGGCTGTGTCCCTTGAGTCCTTGAGGCCAACCTGCAACAATGGCATATGTAACAAAGCATCACATTCTCAGATAGCCTTCTTCTATTCATCTCTTTACATAATTGCCATCGGTGCCGGAGGGACGAAGCCGAACATATCGACCTTTGGGGCAGATCAGTTCGATGATTTCGATCCAAAAGAGAAGCAGCTCAAGGGATCATTCTTCAATTGGTGGATGTTCAGCTCGTTCTTGGGTGGTCTAATGGCAACACTAGGCCTTGTGTACATACAGGAGAACTTAGGGTGGGGGTTAGGTTATGGAATCCCCACAGCAGGGTTGATGATCTCATTGGTGATATTCTATATCGGCACACCGAATTATCGACACAAGGTCAAGAAGACGAAAAGCCCGGCGAGGGAGATGATCAGAGTATGGTTAACCGCTTTCGCTAACCGGAAACTCAATTTGCCGGAAAACCCATCTGAGCTCTATGAGCTTGAGCATCAGCATTATGTGGTCACTGGCAAGAGGAGAGTGCATCACACCATGGCCTTCCG GTTTCTAGACAAAGCAGCAGTGAAAGCAGAAGGTGGCACAACTACAACACCACCATGCACAGTAACACAAGTAGAAGAAACCAAGCTTTTGGTAGCCATGGGACTCATTTGGTTggcaaccctaattcccagcaCCATTTGGGCACAAGTGAACACTCTATTCGTCAAGCAAGGGACAACCTTGGATCGCGACATCGGCAATGGCTTTCGTCTTCCTGCCGCCTCCCTCGGAAGCTTCATCACAATCTCAATGCTTCTCTCCGTCCCTCTCTACGACCGTTACTTCGTCCCCTTCATGCAACGCCGCACCG AACCTAGAGGCATCACTCTCCTCCAACGCCTCGGCACCGGCTTCGGCTTCCATATCATCGTCACCATGGTGGCCTACATCGTTGAACTCAAACGAATGCACGAGATAAAATCTCACAATGTTAATGGTCCTAAAGACATTGTTCCAATGAGCATCTTCTGGTTATTACCACAATATGTGCTATTAGGTGTCGGAGATGTGTTCCATGCCATTGGATTACTAGAGTTCTTTTATGACCAATCACCAGAGGACATGCAAAGCCTTGGAACAACCTTCTTCACAAGTGGGATTGGAGTAGGGAACTTCCTCAATAGCTTGCTAGTGACACTGGTTGATAATGTGACAAGAAAAGGTGGTGGAAAGAGTTGGATAGGGAACAACTTGAATGACTCACACTTGGACTATTATTATGGATTCCTCATGACATTATCAGCAGTCAATCTAGGCTTGTTTGTTTGGATATCTAGTAAGTATGTTTACAAGAAGGAGAGCTTGGAGGTGGATGGTGGGAAGTTGGCCATGAGTAATAGTAGTAATAGACAAATGGAAGGAAAGGCTATTATTCCATTGGATACATCCTCTTTAGGGTTGCAAGTGTGA